The Fervidicoccus fontis Kam940 DNA window CTCCCCTGCTTACGATACTAGCAGGATGGTCAAGCAACAACAAGTTCTCCTTATTAGGAAGCACAAGAGAGGCATTTCTCATCTCCGCATATGAGCTCCTGATAATTCTCTCTGCGGTAAGCGCAGTAATAATATACTCGACGCCAGACTTTACCGTTGCTGTTCAGGAGCAGCATATATGGGGGATAGTTCTAAACCCGATATCTGCAATTACCTTCTACGTTTCCGTCCTCATGGCTACAGGTAGATTCCCGTTTGAAATAGCTGAGGCAGATTCAGAAATAGTCATGGGAGCGTATACAGAATATAGCGGTCTCATGTATGGGCTGAGCATGGGGATCCCATATACGAGAATGTTCGTCTACAACCTCATCTTCACTCTTCTTTTCTTGGGAGGATGGAGCCCCTTAATCGTGATCCCGGGTCATGCGTTCATAAGCTTTGTGCTTATACCGGCAATTATAGTTGTAGTTAAGGCACTGATTGTTTCGTTAACAATGGTCTTTACAAGGGCAATATACGGAAGGCTGAGGATAGACCAAGCATTAGGAGGGGCTTGGAAGTTCTGGTTCGTGGTGACCATGGTAGGAATAGCCTGGTCTATAGCGTTGGTATGGATTTCAGGAGGTGCTCTCTGATGCCAGGAAAATATGTTGACAAAAGCGCCAAAAACAGGAGGTTCAGCATCGGAAGAAAGGCGGTAAATCATACAAGAGCTCTCTTCCTGGGAGCTAAGCTCCTCTTCAAGCCAAACAGGCTGACCTTCAGATATCCTATAGTAAAGCAGGTTCCCAGCGAAAAGTACAGGGGGTTCATTATTTACAATAAGGAAAAGTGCATAAGCTGCTCAATGTGCGCAAGAGTTTGCCCTGCAAACGCTATGAAGATGTTTCAAGACACCGACAAGAAGCTTAGGCCAGCTATTAATTATGAGAGGTGCGTCTTCTGCGGGTACTGCGTTGACATATGCCCTGCAGAAGCGCTGAGGCACGCTAAAACTCATGATATTGTGTTTGAAAAGGGGGAGGAAATGCTTTACATGCTGGAGAAGTTCCAATACG harbors:
- the nuoH gene encoding NADH-quinone oxidoreductase subunit NuoH — protein: MGIIEAILNIILYPPIFYLVIVPGLITVMGALIFLIWAERKIAGRIQMRYGPLEISPKIGGAIQLLADLMRYMFQEIIIPRNVDLLPYFIAPILGFVVALLPIASIPISPYYYPSPTSNSILVAVGLTTLPPLLTILAGWSSNNKFSLLGSTREAFLISAYELLIILSAVSAVIIYSTPDFTVAVQEQHIWGIVLNPISAITFYVSVLMATGRFPFEIAEADSEIVMGAYTEYSGLMYGLSMGIPYTRMFVYNLIFTLLFLGGWSPLIVIPGHAFISFVLIPAIIVVVKALIVSLTMVFTRAIYGRLRIDQALGGAWKFWFVVTMVGIAWSIALVWISGGAL
- a CDS encoding NADH-quinone oxidoreductase subunit I gives rise to the protein MPGKYVDKSAKNRRFSIGRKAVNHTRALFLGAKLLFKPNRLTFRYPIVKQVPSEKYRGFIIYNKEKCISCSMCARVCPANAMKMFQDTDKKLRPAINYERCVFCGYCVDICPAEALRHAKTHDIVFEKGEEMLYMLEKFQYDPDANLMKANIYRARLDPKRGIVYERVE